The Liquorilactobacillus nagelii DSM 13675 DNA window CATCTATGCCTTGGCTTCCTTTAAAATTAAAAGCCAAATATAACTGTAATAATAACGAACAGCCAATTATTAACGTGGTAAATAATTTTTTTCTTTCTAGTTTATTCAGCCAATATAATAAACTGATTAAAAAAATTATCAGTATCAACGTTAGCAACAAATTTGTAACTGAATCAAAAAAATTAAAAAATTCTTTGCGGTAGGCCATTTCAGAAGCTGACAAAGCTTTTCCTGGCCAAAACCATGCATCATTAAAGATAATTAATGAAACAATAACAAATATTCCACTTACTAACCACCACATCCAGCGACTAATTCTCAACACAAAAATGCCTCCAAATTATTAAAATTATCAATAACTTTCGATAACTCTTTAGTTTAAAGAGTTACTATAAAAAACAGGCCTAATAATAAATTACTCCAGTTAACCAAAGACAGACACCAACAACCACAACTAAAGCAGCAGCTGTTCCTAAACCATCATGCAGATAATGCTTGCGAACATCAGCCGGTGTCCAGAGTAAAACTGAGATCGCTCCACCGAGTAAGCCACCAATATGCCCAGCAATATCGACTCCTGGCATGAATAAGTTAAAGATCAGATTAGCTATAATTAAGGTAGTCGCTGAACGACTAATTTCTGAAAACTGATGACGAAAGCCCCGAACAATCTGCAACAATGCTAAAACGGCAAACAAGCCAAATAGTGACGTTGAGGCTCCAGCAGAAATAGAATTTTGGCTAAACAAAGCACTTAAAAGATTCCCTGTAAAGCCGGTAAATAAGTAAATCAATAAAAATTTAAAGTGACCATAAACTTCTTCAACTAACGGTCCAGCATAATACAACGCCACCATATTGAAGGCGATGTGATAAATCGTAACATGCAAAAAGATTGGTGTAAACAAGCGCCACCATTCTCCCGCCATTAAGTCTGGGTTCCAACGACCACCCATAACTTCTAAAACTCGACCACTAATATTAAAACTTCCACTTAGCAAAAACTCAATTAAATAAACGATAATGGTAATTCCTATCAAGAAATTTGTAACCCAATGACCACTAAAATATTTTTTAAAGCGACCATATAGTGGATGTTTCCGGCGTAAATACCAATCTGGTAATTTGATGTCTTTTTTTTGAACTTGCATAGCTTCATTCCTTTTTTTATTGGGATATAAAAAGGGCTGTGACAAAACTAATTTTTTGTGCAGTCCTCGCTAGAAGTGAATTTCTCTCAAAAGCTCTTTAACTAAACTAAAATTAATAATCCTTTGTAAGTATTTTAAAAATTTTTTAATCAATTGCAGCAGCAAACAATTTCTCACTCAAAGTAATTTTAGCTGGATCGGAATCACTGTTGTAAAATTTAACCTGACCAGTTGCTGATTGGGCATTTAATAAATTTGCTTGATTTAACAAACGCTGCAATTCACGTGCTGCTCCCGGTCCGCCATCAATTATCCAAGGCTGCGACCCAACTACTTGCCGAATTGCCGGACGAGCAAATGGAAAATGGGTACATCCTAAAACTACTGCACTAACTGGCTCAAGCGGTTCAAGTAGCTTAGTTAAATATTTTTGTAATGCTGGTGAAGCTAACTCGCCGCGTTCAACAAATTCAACCAAGTCAGGAGCCGGAACAGGAATTAATTCAGCCTGCCCCTGATAAAGCAATAACTGTTTTTGAAACTTTTCTTCTCGAAGTGTTAGCGGTGTAGCCATGACTGCGATTCTTTGTTGCGGATAACGTTCAATTGCCGGTTTAACTGCTGGCTCCAAGCCGACAACCGGCAATTCAGGATAACGTTCACGAATCTGAACAACTGCTGCACTAGTAGCGGTATTACAAGCAATCACTAAGGCCTTAATGTTTTGGGTTAATAATTTTTCGACCACCGCAAAACTAAGCTTGCGAACATCAGCAGTCGTCCGTGTTCCATAAGGTGCATTAGCCGAGTCACCATAAAACACGTAATTTTCGTGTGGCAAAAGACGATGCAGTTCTTTTAAAACACTAATTCCGCCCACACCAGAATCAAATACTCCAACTGGTCGTTTTTTTTCATCGGTAGTCATACTTTCAACTTCTTTCACTTGTGATTTGCAGTTTTTGTTTCTTTCAAATTAGTCCGTCGAGCAACATACTGTTTTATGGCTGCTGCAGCCTGTTGTAATTTTTCCATGCTAGCTGCATAACTGATTCGAACATACCCTTCTCCTCCAGGCCCAAAAGAAACTCCAGGAATTAAAGCAACTTTAGCTTCTTGTGCCAATGAACGCACAAAAGTCCACGAGTCCGAAGCACAGCCCGCCGGAATTTTAGCAAATAAATAAAAAGCTCCATCCGGACTCGCAGTTGCAAAACCAGCCTCCGTTAATTCTTTAAGTAGAAAGTCACGACGTTTGGCGTACTCCTTTTTCATTAATAGACTGTCTTTTTGACCTTTTGTCATTGCCTCGAGAGCAGCATATTGTGAAACTGAAGTTGGAGAAGTGACCATATATTGATGTGATTTAACAACTTGTTCACAAAAATCTTCTGGTCCTAAAATGTAACCAACCCGCCAGCCTGTCATCGCATGCGATTTAGACAGGCCCGTTAAAAGAATAGTTTTTTCCGGCAAAATTTCTCCCATTGAAATATGCTTTTTCTGGTAAGTTAATTCTGCATAAATTTCATCACTAATTACCCAAAAATCATAATCACGGGCTACTTGAGCAATCTCTTCTAATTGCTGGCGAGTATAAGTCACTCCGGTTGGATTTGAAGGATAATTTAAAACAACTGCCTTAATTCGAGCTAATGGATGTTCTTCAATAACTTCCTGCAAGCGCTGAGCGGTCAAAATGAAACCGTCTGCACTCGTATCAACCAAGATCACATTGCCTTCATTAATCTTAGTATCCGGAATATAAATCGGAAAAATTGGCGTTGGGACAATCACTGTATCATCAGGGTTGATGATTGTCTGCAAACTAGCAGCAATTCCCTCGGTTGCACCAACAGTCGTAACTACTTGTTCCGGCTGATAATTTAAATTAAACTTTTCATTGTAATAAGCAGCAGCAGCTTTGCGCAAAGCTGGAATCCCAGCATTGGGCGTATAATGCGAGTGATTAGCTTCAATTGCTTTAATTGCAGCCTGTTTAATATGTTCTGGG harbors:
- a CDS encoding rhomboid family intramembrane serine protease; protein product: MQVQKKDIKLPDWYLRRKHPLYGRFKKYFSGHWVTNFLIGITIIVYLIEFLLSGSFNISGRVLEVMGGRWNPDLMAGEWWRLFTPIFLHVTIYHIAFNMVALYYAGPLVEEVYGHFKFLLIYLFTGFTGNLLSALFSQNSISAGASTSLFGLFAVLALLQIVRGFRHQFSEISRSATTLIIANLIFNLFMPGVDIAGHIGGLLGGAISVLLWTPADVRKHYLHDGLGTAAALVVVVGVCLWLTGVIYY
- the murI gene encoding glutamate racemase, with the protein product MTTDEKKRPVGVFDSGVGGISVLKELHRLLPHENYVFYGDSANAPYGTRTTADVRKLSFAVVEKLLTQNIKALVIACNTATSAAVVQIRERYPELPVVGLEPAVKPAIERYPQQRIAVMATPLTLREEKFQKQLLLYQGQAELIPVPAPDLVEFVERGELASPALQKYLTKLLEPLEPVSAVVLGCTHFPFARPAIRQVVGSQPWIIDGGPGAARELQRLLNQANLLNAQSATGQVKFYNSDSDPAKITLSEKLFAAAID
- a CDS encoding pyridoxal phosphate-dependent aminotransferase translates to MIDDKFNTKIEQIAVSDIRQFDSEVSEIPGIIKLTLGEPDFNTPEHIKQAAIKAIEANHSHYTPNAGIPALRKAAAAYYNEKFNLNYQPEQVVTTVGATEGIAASLQTIINPDDTVIVPTPIFPIYIPDTKINEGNVILVDTSADGFILTAQRLQEVIEEHPLARIKAVVLNYPSNPTGVTYTRQQLEEIAQVARDYDFWVISDEIYAELTYQKKHISMGEILPEKTILLTGLSKSHAMTGWRVGYILGPEDFCEQVVKSHQYMVTSPTSVSQYAALEAMTKGQKDSLLMKKEYAKRRDFLLKELTEAGFATASPDGAFYLFAKIPAGCASDSWTFVRSLAQEAKVALIPGVSFGPGGEGYVRISYAASMEKLQQAAAAIKQYVARRTNLKETKTANHK